CGGAGGAGCAGAAGCGCGAGTTCCTGGTGCCGCTGGCCTCGGGCGAACACGTGGGCGCCTTCGCCCTCACCGAGCCCGAAGCCGGGTCGGACCCCTCATCGCTCAAGACCTCCGCCGTAAAAAAGGGGAACGGTTACATTCTCAACGGCACCAAGCAGTTTATAACGAACGGATCGTATGCGGGCGTATTCATTCTCATCGCGCGCACCTCCGCGGACAAGAACGGCTGTACGGCTTTTCTGATTCCGGCGGGGACAAAGGGTTTTCGACCCGGGAAAGAAGAGAAAAAGATGGGCCTGCTCGCCTCGAACACCGTGGAGATGGTACTGGAGGACTGCGAGGTCCCCGCGCGCAATGTACTGGGCAAGCCCGGCCTCGGGCTCAAGGTCGCGCTGGGCGCGCTCGACAGCGGAAGGATCGGCATCGCCTCGCAGGCGACGGGCATGATAGGGGCGAGCCTCAAAGAGGCGGTCACCTACGCGTCCGAGCGCAGGCAGTTCGGGAAGGCCATCATACGGCACCAGTCCATAGGGAACATGATCGCGGATATCGCGGTCGATCACGAGGCCGCGCAGCTCCTCACCTGGTCGGCGGCGAGCCTGAAAGACCGCAAGGTCCCCTTCTCGCGCGAGGCCTCCATCGCCAAGCTCTTCGCGACCGAAGCGGCCAACCGCTCGGCATACAAGGCGCTGCAGGTGTTCGGCGGGTACGGCTACATCCGCGACAACAAGATAGAGCGTATCTACCGCGACGCGCGCGTGACCACCATCTACGAGGGCACCTCCGAGGTGCAGCGGATGGTGATCGCGCGCGAAACCGAAAAGGGCGCGTGAATTAGCGGCGCACCACCAGCGAAACCGCCTCACCGCCGCCCAGACAGAGCGAGGCGAGGCCTGTGTGCGCGTCGCGCTTCTCGAGCTCGTGGATGAGCGTGACCAGTAACCGACAGCCGCTCGCGCCGATGGGGTGTCCCAGCGCCACGCTTCCGCCGTTCACGTTGACCTTCGCGGCGTCGAGGCCGAGCTCCCTCTCGATCGCCACGCTCGATCCGCTGAACGCCTCGTTAACCTCGAAGAGGTCCACATCTTTGATCGCGATTCCTTCTTTCTTAAGGCATTTGGGGATGGCCCAGATCGGCGCAACCAGCACGTATTTCATGTCGATGCCGTACGAGGCCTGAGCACCCACCACGGCGCGCACCGTAAGCCCGAGCTCCTTCGCCTTTTCGCGCGACATGAGCACGACCGCGGCGGCACCGTCGCTTATGATCGAGGCGTTACCCGCCGTGCCCCTTCCGCCCTCTTTAAAAGCGGGCCTCATCTTCGCCAGGGTCTCGTAATCCGTTTCAACGGGACATTCGTCGGTATCGAAGAGGACCTCGCCCTTCTTCGATTGTATGGGAACCGGCACTATCTCGTCCTTAAAGCGCCCCGACTTTATCGCCGCCACCGCCCGACGATACGACTCGGCCGCGAAGCGGTCCTGGTCCTCGCGACTGACATTGTATTTCTCCGAACAGAGCTCGTTCGAGATACCCATGTGAAAATCGTTCACCACGTCCCACAGCCCGTCGTGCACCATGTGGTCGAGAATTTTACCGTCACCCATCCGGAACCCGAAGCGCGCTTTTTCCATGTAGTACGGGGCCATGCTCATGTTCTCCATGCCGCCGGCCACAACGACCTCGGCGTCGCCGGCCTGAATGGCCTGTGCCCCAAGCATCACGGCCTTGAGGCCCGAGCCGCAGACCTTGTTGACCGTGATCGCTTCGGCCTCCCAGGGCATGCCGGCCTGCACCGCGGCCTGTTTGGCCGGGTTCTGGCCGTAGCCGCAGGGAAGCACCATCCCCATTATGACTTCGTTAACGTGCTTTTTCTCGAAGCCCGCGCGACGCACCGCCTCCTCGATGGCGATGGCACCGAGTTTTGTCGCCCCGATACCGGCAAACGAACCGTTAAAGCCACCAAGCGCTGTGCGGCATGCGCTTACTATGACCACTTCTTTCATGGAATGCTCTCCTTTTTGTTTCGGTGTGCAATGTCGGAAAACCCGCCGCCGCCTGCGCGATGCCCGACGAAGCGCGGAATTCCCGGTTACACACCGTTTACTGACCGCTCCCGCTAATACCTTTACTTCGGCGCCATTCGAATTGCGCC
The window above is part of the Spirochaetota bacterium genome. Proteins encoded here:
- a CDS encoding acyl-CoA dehydrogenase family protein; the protein is MNLPLTDEQMMIRDMVREFANGEIEPYAQEYNTRGEYPVEILKKLGSLGLFGMMVPETYGGAAAGAVSYSLALQEIAWACASVAVTLSVTNLCTEPILHYGSEEQKREFLVPLASGEHVGAFALTEPEAGSDPSSLKTSAVKKGNGYILNGTKQFITNGSYAGVFILIARTSADKNGCTAFLIPAGTKGFRPGKEEKKMGLLASNTVEMVLEDCEVPARNVLGKPGLGLKVALGALDSGRIGIASQATGMIGASLKEAVTYASERRQFGKAIIRHQSIGNMIADIAVDHEAAQLLTWSAASLKDRKVPFSREASIAKLFATEAANRSAYKALQVFGGYGYIRDNKIERIYRDARVTTIYEGTSEVQRMVIARETEKGA
- a CDS encoding acetyl-CoA C-acetyltransferase; amino-acid sequence: MKEVVIVSACRTALGGFNGSFAGIGATKLGAIAIEEAVRRAGFEKKHVNEVIMGMVLPCGYGQNPAKQAAVQAGMPWEAEAITVNKVCGSGLKAVMLGAQAIQAGDAEVVVAGGMENMSMAPYYMEKARFGFRMGDGKILDHMVHDGLWDVVNDFHMGISNELCSEKYNVSREDQDRFAAESYRRAVAAIKSGRFKDEIVPVPIQSKKGEVLFDTDECPVETDYETLAKMRPAFKEGGRGTAGNASIISDGAAAVVLMSREKAKELGLTVRAVVGAQASYGIDMKYVLVAPIWAIPKCLKKEGIAIKDVDLFEVNEAFSGSSVAIERELGLDAAKVNVNGGSVALGHPIGASGCRLLVTLIHELEKRDAHTGLASLCLGGGEAVSLVVRR